The Macadamia integrifolia cultivar HAES 741 unplaced genomic scaffold, SCU_Mint_v3 scaffold1305, whole genome shotgun sequence DNA segment CTTGAGAACCAAGTGGAGCCTAAGCAATttttaagaatgaaaataaaaatttattgtcAAATAAATCCCTCGATaaacaattaaatatttttatcatGGTTATTAAAATTTCGTGGGTGAGTAGTGCCCAGGATGGTGAAATGTCTTGATATTCAGAGACTCTTATCAATCCATCTCTACGAGCGATTTCAATCTCAGGTATCGGTTTCAATTGATATCGATCCGAATCAACCCATATCAACCTGAATTGGttaatttatttctattttttattagatttttttttctttttcttttttacaaatTTTCGAGATTAGTCTCTGGTACAATCCGACTAATCCAATACCGAATTAGAACCTTGATCTCCACAGTTGATAATAGCAGCTTTAAAGATTGGAGTATCAGGCTGGAAATGGATCGTAAGAACTGAGTGAAAGATTAGGGCCCGtttcattttgtttctcttgtgtctatgtctagaaacagtagaaattgttttttctgtttctatgctaagaaacgatttttgaaaatgcaaaaaggtgtttgatttttctgttgccgaacattttcaacagtgtagccgagttcaagacatgagtgaaggcacgacgttgtagaaatgcaactcacaagtgaaggcatgacgttggagttgcaTGTATGCTTCATGGAAATGAGCTTCAGAAGAATGAAGGCAATCTGAAACTGTGAGCTTCACACAACAATGGGTTGGCATTTGGGTAGGTCAAGTAAAAAATCGGgcatttcacaatttttgtcgcccccatttgtttttgttgttagAAAGAGAAACataagtctaacttgtttcttcATTCCTGTTTCTAAATACACAAAAAGGCATAAATTTatctttttgtttcaaaaaacgagtgaaattaaatagaaaaatcaaacggtttttgaGGTACTTTTCCATTTCTGAgcatagaaaaacaaaaaaactgtttctagaaacaaaatcaaacaggccTAATCTCAAAGCATGTGTAGGCGTTTGGCGTTTAGGGAAGGAGAACGAAAGATGCAGCCAAACAAGTGGCCTAGGCATTAAGTCATTGATAGGCCCTATGGGCTTCATATTTGACCTCATAAGAGGCCTGGGTTTAAAAGCCATGGGTTTGGGCCTCGTATAAATAGGCTTATTTTAAGCTGGGTTGTGGGTTATATACATATTGGGCCTTACCCTAGATCCAATGCCTAGAGCGCTGCCAGCAAAGTTGGTTTGTAGAAGCTGATGCCTAAAAGTCTGAGGATCAACTTCAGCCACATACGGATATGACCAATTCGTACTGATATCGATATCTTTATTAATCAAGACTGATATGCTTATCGATACCGTGACTAAATACTTACACATGAAATCAATTAATAGAGAAAATTGGGAGTCACCACCGAGATTACTCGGAATATTTTCTTATAACAATCCTCTTCGCACACTGAAAATCCGCAAAGAAACTATGTTTTTTGGTTCCTATTGATTGATCTGAAGCTCTAGAGAACACGATTAGGGTTGGACCATCAATTCTGGATAGATCAATTTCCTATTTAAACCATTTTTTGTCGCTCTTTCCAGAATATCAATAATAATCAGAAGGAAGAAAGACACAGCATATGCAAAAAAACCACACTGCCCCACGTTGTATACACTCTCATGCCCTAATGTATACATGTGTCAGTGAGGTTCTATTGCCTTAATCAGAATAATCAATTcccaaatattttgttttttgcatAGTATTTCTACATCTGTTTCCATAATTTCTCTTGttaggattagggtttgctcATTCACACTAACAGAAAGTCAAATCACAACTTGTTAGGTCAGGCAGTAAAAATAAGACTAAATATTaggttttgaaaacaaaaagaaatgttGATGTAAAATCAAAGTGGAAGGTTTCCCACAATGTCAGTAAAATAAGGAATATGCATGCTACAACATGAAGGCTGAAGAATGATACTATACATATAGGGTTTAGATGGTTAAATAGGATTTACCCTATATTATAACTGATGTAGTAGTAGTAATAGTAGGATGAATAAGTGTGGTCCATTGGGCCCCATGCTACCCCTATGTGGGTCCTTGTCTCCCGTCGTACCTtgcatccaaaaaaaaaaaaaaattccaaaaccaCTAGAGAAGAGTGGGAGATAGATCCCAATAAACTTATAATAAAGGGTGCTTTTGTTGGAGACACCTTTGGCATTGTTCATAGAGGGATTTTATGAGGACGACAATCTTCTTTAATGCACATCAAATGATTGGAAAGCGTTTGAGTGCATACCCCGGTGTTACCAGCCATATGACATGTGCCGGAGGGATTGCCACACTTGAGAAGATCCGGATCCTCATGCTCTGATtctgtttaaaaataaaagagaaaaattataaCTTCAAGCCAATCAAAGCATGGAGTGCTCCACAATGGGATACTAGTGCAATCATCTGAGCCTTGCATTAGGAGTTAAGATTAATGTTAGAAATCCTAGAACAGAAGCTTGACATTgtcaaagcaagaaaaatgctAATACAACATTCACTAGATTGATGACTTAAGGTCGTGACatattccaaattttttttttcctcttttgggGCTCGGTGGTCTGATATTTGAAACCCCTACCTGTAAGGTTTCACCACTTTTTGACTAACACTTTATTTTGATATTGTAAGGGCCACTGATTAATCTATGTCTGTACTAAAGGTTATTGCGCAAAACCCTATTATGCAACAGAATATAGTTGATCCTAGGTGTCTAGTTTCTGTTAACACTAGTTTATTgtaaattattttctttcttcaaataaaaaaaataaaaaaataaataaaaaagaacacttAAAAtaactataaataaaatatatggaGGGGAATTCATCTGCATCTTTGGAAACATGCCGGGAAAAGGAAAACTATCTCATCATGTGGTCCTTGCACTAAGATATAAGGGTGTGTAAAATTATTAATACCCTTATGAACACTCTCATTGACCCCGTGGTGTAGGAGCAGCCATTCGACCAAGCATCAAAAGCATAGGTTTAAACTGTCTCATCTGAAAATCAGTAATCTAACATGCGAGATTCCaatagatattaaaaaaaaaaaaaaatccaatagatATGTTTTTTAAATGATAGATTCTAATAGATACATAtccaaattttagatttgaaagaGAGGCCTGACCGCATGACCAATGTGGTGAACGTGTAAGCAGTCGCAAATGAGTCCAACAACCCAagatttgccttttttttccccctatatTCTCCCACGCTACTTCTAGAAAGTAGAAACAACTATTTCTCAAGGCAAGATCTTgcatgaaattcaaaattccattTCGAAGCATGCAGGCAGCATCAAAATTCGTGCTACCCAAGTTGGAGGAAATTTTTTCCAATCAAGAAGACAACAAGGGTATCAAACCTGGCCCAAATCGGTGAAAGTGAAACAAAACCGAACTGATCGATAAAAATCCAAATGAACTGAATCAATAACTGGTTTTGGATTAGGGTATTGTGAAATTGGTTGACAATTGAATTGCATCAAAACCAATCAAAACTTCACCGAACACATACCAGAATTGAACCCAAACGGATATTAAcccaaaaatcataaaaaaatgtgttataataataaaataaacccaaatCCGACCAAACCTTATAATATCAAACTAATAAGAGAAAAACGAATAAAAACCGAACTGAAACTGAATTATTAGTTTGTGTTATGTTTATtgcctcgaattcttgacctaacacattttgaagaatgactcgcttcaacatattttggtgacgaCCCAAATGAGATTTCTTTATTCTTAGATCTGTGATGGTAGTAGAAAGCCTAGCACTAATATGGGGGTGTAGGGGCTACGTCCCACTGTACGAAACAACCTGATCGACTATGACCCAATGAATTGACCCCCgatttggaggagtatataatgtactatcgtcttgttaaGCAAGTagtgaaatttagggttttttcgtgTTAGGCTTTTTAGGCAAGTTTACTTTGCTGCGATTTGGGTGCTCTTGGGAGAAATCTGCAtcataatttttcttcaaacatagtaaatcatctttttcttcatccatggaTATAGCACACAGTAgtgtgtgaatctcgttaaatctctaaTTGTCTGAatctgtatttatttttttttcgtttttgttTATGTTTGTTCAGACTATTTGATTTCGGATTCACCCATTTCCATATCGAAACCGATTCAGCTTAATTAAAATCGGACTGAatcaaccgattgacaccccctaCTACCACCCAAACAATACTAATTCCAAGTTTGAACTCCTTTGTAGGTTGGATTGCCTATATGTGGTTTCCCATCAATGTGGACCAAATGTAGAAGAATCATCACACATTGACAATGGCAGCGTAGTTGACAAGTCTTCAGTCTCGGATTGTCACGATCTTGGATGACCCTTCATGCTgccatcaagagagagagagagttccacTTGTCTTTCTCTTCCCAGTGTTCCCACATTCACAAAAGGGTCATGAATCATGAAGTTAATTTCGTTGACAATGTAGTAATACAAGGGTGCGCAAAACGCTGCTTACTGAGGCCACTGCCTACTTATACCATTCATTCCTTCCTTTCTGTCACCAACCATTTCCTTTTGCTCTATATCACCAACAAAAGAGAGTAAGAAGATCACAAGGAAACCAAGGAAACACAGACAATGAGCGGAGCTGGGAAGACTGTGTGCGTCACTGGCGCTTCTGGGTACATTGCCTCATGGCTTGTGAAGCTTCTGCTCGCCAAAGGATACACTGTCAAAGCTTCTGTTCGCGACCTAAGTCagtatatcttcttcttcaatttacTATGTTTCATATGTTGTTGCGACAACTTTGGCTCTTACAGCACTTGTTAGTAACATGGTAAAACTCATCCTTGAAAATTAGCCGTTAACAAGAGGGTGCCCAAATATATATAAGTCTCCCCATGGGGCTACCTTAAAAAGGACCCCAAAAAAGCTCTGTTATCATCACTGTGACGACCCAAGCCTGGGATAAGGTTAAGAGTCCCACCCGCGAGCGGTGATCTCACGATCACATTTTTCTTAAGTTGCatgtgacacctaagaatacggtaagtaccaaACCTGgctgggagatcagtgaggtatctccaccaagaatacgacaagtactaggggatttgggagatcgATGAAGGTGTagaaactttagtctcacatcgcctagggagagatcaTTAGGCTAGTTAATACCTCTAGCctctttaacatggcacaatgcattTGCTTTGAGGTCCATGGGCCAAAAAGAGcaatattgtgtaaggttaatgggACTGGAGGCATAACACTTGATACCAAGACAAGGATGCCTGTCTTCTTGTTGTTCTAGTAATTCTGTTCGTATATTGTGGCAGGTGATCCAAAGAAGACTGAACATTTACTTGCTCTTGATGGGGCGAAGGAAAGACTTCATTTATTCAAAGCAAACTTATTGGAAGAAGGATCATTTGATTCTTTAGTGGATGGATGTACAGGTGTTTTCCATACAGCATCTCCATTTTATCATGCAGTCACAGACCCACAGGTTCATTCCTATTACATCCCTTTGTTGGCTGAAACCCAATCGCCACACACATATCCAACACCCTTGAGATAGTTTCAACTGttaattttcatttcataatAAGCATTTGTGACTATTCTGATTAATGTACATTCTCTGTTTTACTCTGCATTTCAGGCTGAATTACTTGATCCTGCATTAAAGGGGACTCTTAATGTTCTTGAATCCTGTGCAAAAACACCATCTATTAAAAGAGTGGTTGTAACATCCTCTCTAGCTGCAGTTGCATACAATAGAACACCTCGAACTCCAGATGTGGTAGTTGATGAGACTTGGTATTCAGATGCTGAGTTTTGCAGAGAGAATAAGGTGTGTAGTTGTGCAGCTCCTTGAGCTCTTGTGCTTGGTTCTATTAACACCTACTTTGACATTTCAATCTTCTACCTCACTATTAATTTACTAGTCCAGTATAACTATTGAGCTTCTTGTTCCCGTATAGAGTTGGTATCTACTTTCGAAGACCTTGGCTGATGAGGCTTCCTGGAAATTTGTAAAAGAGAAGGGGATCGACATGGTTACAATAAATCCGTCCATGGTGATTGGTCCTCTTTTACAGCCAACACTAAATACAAGTGCTGAAGCAATTCTGAACTTAGTAAATGGTATGTTTACCTTTCATTCTTTCATTTTAGTTCTTCTCCTcccccacaccaccccccccccccaaaaaaaaaataaaaaaagaaacaccATTTCTTATTCTCCCAAGGACCTTCTTATTTGCCTAAATTCGTTTCTGTGAACAGATATGGATATCAATGACCAGTAGTTTGCAGGTTGGTCAAGCTACAGCAGTGGCCAATTGCCTTGAGCCCTTGATGCCTAGTAAATGCCTTGGCAAGGCCAAGACCTTATTAGTCTTATGATGATAAGTGTGAATGTTTTAACTGATGCAGGAGCACAAACATATCCCAATGCAACATTTGGATGGGTTAATGTTAAAGATGTTGCTGATGCACATATTCTGGCATTTGAGAATCCTTCAGCCAATGGAAGATATGTTTTAGTCGAGAGAGTTGTTCATAATTCACAACTTCTGAAAACTTTGTGTGAACTTTATCCAACTTTGCCTCTTCCAAAAAAGTAAGTTTTAGTTCTAAAACATGGCTGTGTTTCTCTTGGATAGAGATGTTCAacatttttcttgttctttgttTTAGTTCTATGTTTTAATATGACTCCTCCCTTGAGTTTGAAGAGATATGTTTTCAGTATTCAAGCGCCATTTTGAATGTTTTTTGTCACTAAAGAAATGTACTAGTCTCTCTTTTTATAtggtaaatattgatttttcatTCTTGGCAGGTGTGCTGATGACAAGCCTTATGTGCCAACCTACCAAGTTTCCAAGGAGAAACCAAGAACCATAGGGGTTAATTACACTCCTCTGGAGGTGAGCCTGAAGGAAACCGTTGATAGCTTGAAGGAGAAAGGCTTTTTTTAGTTCCTGAAGCTTGTTCAATAGAAGTCATGCAAATAAGACAGAAGACAAGAGTGTGGACTTAACAAAATCTGGTTGCTTTAAGCTTCCATCTTTTCAGTGTTTACAGGATTTGAGTCGCTATATCATTTGGAAAACTGTACTAAAAATGTCCAGAGATCATTCTATGTTCAGTTTTTGCAGTTAAATATAAAGTTTCAGAATTTTTGGATTCTGTGTAACAGTTCCTTcttaagtttcctttttttttttttgccttttttggggggtggggggctaTTGTTGCATATACAGCCCTGCAGCTAAGCTAGGTgattgcatggtgaactagaaaaCTGTATTGATATACCCATACCCTGgttttttggccattttatcCACTCATTTACAGATACCACTACTAGAGTATTGATATTGTATTGCTATTAGGTACCGATgataccgatatgtatcgatatgaTACCGATCTCTCGAACCGGGGGCCTTATCCTTCACAAATTCAGGTGTCTACTGGCAAGTATCAATAGAGCCTTGGCATGATGGAACTTAGAAATGGAGAATTTTATTTAAAACAAGACCAGTTCTGTGAAATTGATGGAAacatagagaaaaaaaaggacccTATGATATATTTCAACCAAGGAATACATAAAAAGTGAGTCATATGATATTGACATAAGGGCCAATCCAAAATACTGCCAAATCCAAATACTGCTTCATACATTCGATGTTTGTGACTATTCATAAATCTAGTTTTCATGAATTGGATTGGTATTAGTttcattgatatcaatacaatattGATCCGTATCGGCCTAGATTTTTTGGTTTTACCCttactttaaattttaaaaaaaaatgtattttttttttccacttgatTATCCAAGATCGACCATGTGTCAATATCAGCCGAC contains these protein-coding regions:
- the LOC122063372 gene encoding phenylacetaldehyde reductase-like, encoding MSGAGKTVCVTGASGYIASWLVKLLLAKGYTVKASVRDLSDPKKTEHLLALDGAKERLHLFKANLLEEGSFDSLVDGCTGVFHTASPFYHAVTDPQAELLDPALKGTLNVLESCAKTPSIKRVVVTSSLAAVAYNRTPRTPDVVVDETWYSDAEFCRENKVWYLLSKTLADEASWKFVKEKGIDMVTINPSMVIGPLLQPTLNTSAEAILNLVNGAQTYPNATFGWVNVKDVADAHILAFENPSANGRYVLVERVVHNSQLLKTLCELYPTLPLPKKCADDKPYVPTYQVSKEKPRTIGVNYTPLEVSLKETVDSLKEKGFF